A stretch of Myroides oncorhynchi DNA encodes these proteins:
- a CDS encoding acyl-CoA carboxylase subunit beta, whose amino-acid sequence MDINFNKNEDHNKLLLSDLKRKLVIVKKGGGEKRIAKLHEQGKMTARERIDYLLDAKADSIEIGAFAGEDMYTEHGGCPSGGVVVKIGYIKGKQCIVVANDATVKAGAWFPITGKKNLRAQEIAIENRLPIIYLVDSAGVYLPLQDEIFPDKEHFGRIFRNNAVMSSMGITQIAAVMGSCVAGGAYLPIMSDEALIVDKTGSIFLAGSYLVKAAIGESIDNETLGGATTHCEISGVTDYKAKDDKDALDKIKNIVDKIGNFDKAGYSRIKAVKPALNQEDIYGILPKARNEQYDMMEIIKRLVDNSEFEEYKEGYGQTIITGYARIDGWAVGIVANHRKVVKTKKGEMQFGGVIYSDSADKATRFIANCNQKKIPLVFLQDVTGFMVGSKSEHGGIIKDGAKMVNAVSNSVVPKFTVVVGNSYGAGNYAMCGKAYDPRLIFAWPSAELAVMGGAQAAKVLLQIEASSLKAKGEELTKEQEEELFNKIKAKYDTQVSPYYAAARLWTDAIIDPLDTRKWISMGIEAANHAPIEKPFNLGVIQV is encoded by the coding sequence ATGGATATAAACTTCAATAAAAACGAAGACCACAATAAGCTACTTCTTTCAGACCTTAAGAGAAAATTAGTTATAGTAAAAAAAGGTGGTGGTGAAAAACGCATTGCCAAACTACATGAACAAGGAAAGATGACTGCTAGAGAACGTATCGACTACCTATTAGACGCTAAAGCAGATAGTATAGAGATTGGTGCATTCGCAGGAGAAGACATGTATACAGAACACGGTGGATGTCCTTCTGGAGGTGTAGTAGTTAAGATAGGATATATCAAAGGAAAACAGTGTATCGTGGTAGCTAATGATGCTACTGTGAAAGCTGGAGCTTGGTTTCCTATCACAGGAAAAAAGAATCTAAGAGCACAAGAAATAGCTATCGAAAACAGACTACCTATTATCTATCTGGTAGATAGCGCAGGGGTTTACTTACCCTTACAAGACGAAATATTCCCTGATAAAGAACACTTCGGACGTATCTTTAGAAATAATGCTGTGATGAGCAGTATGGGAATTACACAAATCGCCGCTGTAATGGGAAGTTGTGTAGCTGGAGGAGCTTACCTACCTATCATGAGTGATGAAGCACTAATCGTAGATAAAACAGGAAGTATCTTCTTAGCTGGTAGTTATTTAGTAAAAGCGGCTATCGGAGAGAGTATTGACAATGAAACATTAGGTGGTGCTACTACACACTGTGAGATATCAGGTGTAACGGACTATAAAGCCAAAGATGATAAAGATGCTTTAGATAAAATCAAAAATATTGTTGATAAAATAGGTAATTTTGACAAGGCTGGGTACAGTCGTATCAAAGCTGTAAAGCCTGCTCTAAACCAAGAAGACATCTACGGTATCCTACCTAAGGCTCGTAATGAACAATACGATATGATGGAAATCATCAAGCGTCTAGTGGATAACTCTGAATTTGAAGAATACAAAGAGGGATATGGACAAACGATCATCACTGGGTATGCGCGTATTGATGGATGGGCAGTAGGTATCGTGGCGAATCACCGTAAAGTAGTGAAAACGAAGAAAGGTGAAATGCAGTTCGGAGGGGTGATATACTCAGACTCTGCTGATAAGGCTACTCGCTTTATCGCTAACTGTAACCAAAAGAAAATACCGTTAGTATTCTTACAGGATGTAACAGGATTTATGGTAGGATCTAAGTCAGAACATGGTGGTATTATTAAAGATGGAGCTAAGATGGTAAATGCAGTATCTAACTCTGTAGTACCTAAGTTTACGGTAGTAGTGGGTAACTCATACGGCGCTGGTAACTACGCGATGTGTGGTAAAGCATATGACCCAAGACTTATCTTCGCTTGGCCAAGTGCAGAACTTGCTGTAATGGGAGGTGCTCAGGCAGCAAAAGTATTACTTCAAATCGAAGCTTCTTCTCTAAAAGCTAAAGGAGAAGAACTAACAAAAGAACAAGAAGAAGAATTATTCAATAAAATTAAAGCTAAATACGATACGCAAGTATCTCCGTATTATGCAGCAGCGCGTCTATGGACAGATGCTATCATTGATCCACTAGATACGCGTAAGTGGATCTCTATGGGAATAGAGGCAGCAAACCACGCTCCTATCGAGAAACCATTTAACTTAGGGGTGATACAGGTGTGA
- a CDS encoding DUF3829 domain-containing protein: MKKVIILLSVCFFLAVGCKDNKEVGAENVSNIEQANQIITYTNNVIDYMNEVNSYLTRSERAMKASIEAAKKKKAPSYLPSGPLFFNAGNKIKIEELTTPPTVLSEEEQMFFKEKVGYFREQFNGLTKAISDFKAYMKNEDYKDDSWAKANEYAEIIEKNYQNCIDIRAEISEKLDLVTDRAEGIILEDSPIKEAIFTVKHDLKLVNKLTDAFYEQAEGENKVEELDKYYTELEANISKNKELYKELLEKEGKLSSYQSFYSSIEGNLGDYRKLLRNVKANKKVSDSDISNLNSKYNTLVGRYNSFI, encoded by the coding sequence ATGAAAAAGGTTATTATTCTATTAAGTGTTTGTTTTTTCTTAGCAGTAGGTTGTAAGGATAACAAAGAAGTAGGGGCTGAGAATGTTAGCAATATAGAACAGGCAAATCAAATTATTACATACACTAACAATGTAATAGACTACATGAATGAAGTGAATTCATATCTGACTAGAAGTGAAAGAGCAATGAAAGCAAGTATAGAAGCTGCTAAAAAGAAAAAAGCTCCTTCTTATCTTCCTAGTGGACCACTATTTTTTAATGCTGGGAATAAAATAAAAATAGAAGAATTAACTACACCACCAACTGTTTTGTCAGAAGAAGAGCAAATGTTTTTTAAAGAGAAAGTTGGTTATTTTAGAGAGCAGTTTAATGGTTTGACCAAAGCAATAAGTGATTTTAAAGCATATATGAAAAATGAGGATTATAAAGATGATTCATGGGCAAAAGCTAACGAGTATGCGGAAATTATAGAAAAAAATTATCAAAACTGTATTGATATCCGTGCTGAAATTTCTGAAAAACTGGATTTAGTGACAGATAGAGCAGAGGGGATAATACTGGAGGATTCCCCTATAAAAGAGGCTATTTTCACAGTGAAACATGATTTAAAGCTAGTAAATAAACTTACAGATGCTTTTTATGAGCAAGCAGAGGGCGAAAATAAAGTAGAAGAATTGGATAAATATTATACTGAATTAGAAGCTAATATATCTAAAAATAAAGAGCTTTATAAAGAGTTGCTAGAAAAAGAAGGCAAACTGTCTAGTTATCAGTCTTTTTATAGTTCAATAGAAGGAAATTTAGGAGATTATAGAAAACTACTGAGAAATGTAAAGGCAAACAAGAAAGTAAGTGATAGTGATATTTCAAATTTAAATAGTAAGTATAATACTTTAGTAGGGCGTTATAATAGTTTTATCTAA
- a CDS encoding YeiH family protein encodes MTTENNTRDILGKVLLIGLALLSLFPFISSAVALVIGIIYAQIFENPYSKETKKATGLLLKIAVIGLGFGMNVYSALSAGKDGFILTVFSIFLTLGLGFILGKVLKIDKKISYLVSSGTAICGGSAIAAVSPVIKADEKQISVALGIVFILNSVALIIFPPIGHALGLSQVDFGLWSAIAIHDTSSVVGAAAKYGDQALEVATTVKLARALWVIPVAFLSMAFFKTKGSKVKLPYFIGLFVLAMLANSYIPAVQTVGPYIVEASKAALTLTLFLIGTSLSYRTVKSVGFKPLLEGVGLWMFISVTSLLYIMYVN; translated from the coding sequence ATGACAACAGAAAATAACACTCGTGACATTTTAGGTAAAGTATTGCTAATTGGGCTAGCTTTACTTAGTTTATTTCCATTTATATCCTCTGCAGTAGCTTTGGTTATTGGTATTATCTACGCACAGATATTTGAGAATCCTTATAGTAAGGAAACTAAAAAGGCAACAGGACTATTATTAAAAATAGCAGTGATTGGTCTTGGTTTTGGGATGAATGTATATAGTGCACTATCAGCAGGCAAAGACGGTTTTATCCTAACTGTATTCTCTATATTCTTGACTTTAGGATTAGGCTTTATTTTGGGTAAAGTATTAAAAATAGATAAAAAGATTTCTTATTTAGTATCTTCAGGTACAGCTATCTGTGGAGGAAGTGCTATAGCAGCAGTATCACCTGTGATCAAAGCAGATGAGAAGCAAATATCAGTAGCATTAGGAATCGTGTTTATCTTAAATTCAGTAGCTCTAATCATCTTCCCTCCAATAGGACATGCACTGGGATTAAGTCAAGTAGACTTCGGATTGTGGTCAGCGATTGCTATACACGATACAAGTTCGGTAGTAGGAGCAGCTGCCAAGTATGGTGACCAAGCTCTAGAAGTAGCTACTACTGTTAAGTTAGCTCGTGCATTATGGGTGATACCTGTAGCTTTCTTATCTATGGCTTTCTTTAAGACCAAAGGAAGTAAAGTGAAGCTACCTTACTTTATTGGGTTATTCGTTTTAGCGATGTTAGCAAACTCTTATATCCCAGCGGTACAGACTGTGGGACCATACATCGTAGAGGCTTCTAAAGCTGCATTAACACTAACATTATTCTTAATCGGTACCTCGTTATCATACCGCACAGTCAAATCTGTCGGATTCAAACCTTTATTAGAAGGAGTAGGACTGTGGATGTTTATCTCTGTGACTTCACTACTATACATTATGTATGTGAATTAA
- a CDS encoding LysR family transcriptional regulator produces the protein MFDFRLKVFYTVAKRGSFTKAAKELLISQPAVTKHIQEIESSYQTKLFVRDGMKIYLTEAGELLYIYAEEIFSIYRNLEFDIHALNAKMDGSLRVGASTTISQYVLPPLLAEFKKKVNDLHLDVVSDNTTVVENLLLTKSIDVGLVEGYSKNPQIKYIDFIKDEIVLVCGSNNELAKKGSIKPQELRNLSFLLRETGSGTLDVVDSSLKEIGITISDLENEMSFSSTESIKMYLMHSHSVAFLSVHAILKELRYNELSIIDIDGLDISRIFSLIQRQGQESALVELFIRFVQNYNLKL, from the coding sequence ATGTTTGACTTTCGATTAAAAGTATTTTACACAGTAGCAAAGAGGGGAAGCTTTACGAAGGCGGCTAAGGAATTACTGATTTCTCAGCCTGCTGTGACTAAACATATTCAAGAGATAGAGTCATCTTATCAGACGAAGCTATTTGTCAGAGATGGTATGAAAATATACCTTACTGAGGCAGGGGAACTCTTGTATATTTATGCAGAGGAAATCTTCTCTATTTACCGCAATCTTGAGTTTGATATACATGCGCTAAATGCTAAGATGGATGGAAGTCTAAGAGTAGGAGCGAGTACCACAATCTCACAGTATGTATTACCGCCCTTATTAGCGGAGTTTAAGAAGAAGGTCAATGATCTGCACTTAGATGTAGTCTCTGATAATACTACAGTTGTCGAAAATCTATTGCTTACTAAAAGCATTGACGTAGGTCTTGTAGAAGGGTATTCTAAAAATCCTCAAATAAAGTATATCGATTTTATTAAAGATGAGATTGTACTTGTCTGTGGTAGTAATAATGAGCTTGCGAAGAAAGGGAGTATCAAGCCTCAGGAGCTTAGGAATTTGTCTTTTTTATTAAGAGAAACAGGGTCAGGTACTTTAGATGTAGTAGATAGTAGCCTTAAAGAAATAGGTATAACTATAAGTGATTTAGAGAACGAAATGAGTTTCTCTAGTACAGAGAGTATTAAGATGTATCTAATGCATTCACACAGTGTAGCTTTCTTATCGGTACACGCTATCTTAAAAGAGTTGAGGTATAATGAGCTTAGTATAATAGATATTGATGGTCTTGATATCAGTAGAATATTCTCACTAATTCAGCGCCAAGGACAAGAGAGTGCCTTGGTAGAACTATTCATTCGTTTTGTTCAGAATTATAACTTAAAGTTATAA
- a CDS encoding heavy-metal-associated domain-containing protein, translating to MATVYQIKGMGCSSCVGKIQEELKKHPHIEATVTLDTHSIEIKSPEVAKEEIQQILTSAGKYEIL from the coding sequence ATGGCAACAGTATATCAGATAAAAGGAATGGGATGCAGCAGCTGCGTAGGTAAAATCCAAGAAGAACTAAAGAAACACCCGCATATAGAGGCTACAGTAACGTTAGACACACATAGCATCGAGATTAAATCACCTGAGGTGGCAAAAGAAGAAATACAACAGATATTAACTTCTGCTGGAAAGTACGAGATACTATAA
- a CDS encoding helix-turn-helix transcriptional regulator has product MSESKPRLNRLTAILTQLQSKRIVTATEIAKKHNVSIRTVYRDIRTLEQSGIPVFTEEGKGYSLIEGYALPPVMFSQDEANALITAEQLILKNKDASLIMQYQNAILKLKAVLRYTQKDQADFLSQRIIVRDNPDKTQTSNYLMQIQSAIVNHQVLSLGYLSLENQESKREIEPFALYTTQDNWILIANCRLRNDFRAFRLDCIQSLHDTLEVFEPHQITMEQYLKACREKYYPQDHTPDIPMS; this is encoded by the coding sequence ATGTCAGAAAGTAAACCGCGTTTAAACAGACTTACTGCTATTCTCACACAGTTACAATCTAAGCGTATCGTAACTGCTACCGAAATAGCAAAGAAGCACAATGTAAGTATACGTACTGTTTACCGAGATATAAGAACCTTAGAGCAGTCGGGAATTCCTGTATTTACTGAAGAGGGAAAGGGATACTCGTTAATAGAAGGCTATGCGTTACCACCTGTAATGTTTTCTCAAGATGAAGCTAATGCGCTAATCACAGCAGAGCAATTGATCTTAAAGAATAAAGACGCTTCGTTAATCATGCAATATCAGAATGCTATCCTTAAACTTAAAGCAGTACTGCGCTATACGCAAAAAGATCAAGCTGACTTCTTATCCCAAAGGATCATAGTAAGGGATAATCCTGATAAAACACAAACCAGTAATTACTTAATGCAAATACAATCAGCAATAGTTAATCATCAGGTGCTTTCACTTGGTTACTTATCTTTAGAAAACCAAGAGAGTAAACGTGAGATAGAGCCATTTGCCTTATATACTACACAAGATAATTGGATACTAATAGCAAACTGTAGATTGAGAAATGACTTTAGAGCGTTTAGATTAGACTGCATTCAGAGTCTACACGATACCCTAGAAGTATTCGAACCTCATCAAATCACGATGGAGCAATATCTAAAAGCATGTAGAGAAAAATATTATCCACAAGACCACACCCCTGACATACCTATGTCATAG
- a CDS encoding GyrI-like domain-containing protein: protein MTTVTLDQFYLIGIEVRTTNEQNKAANDIPLLWERFWQEDVLNHIPNKVCTAVYSMYTNYEGDYTMPYTTIIGCEVSDLSNIPKGMIGHTVDASNYTKVTVTGDLTQGLVINEWVKIWNQNWDRKYTADFEVYDEKTVNPLDAEVSIYVAIND from the coding sequence ATGACTACAGTAACACTTGATCAATTCTACCTTATCGGTATTGAAGTTCGAACAACTAATGAGCAAAACAAGGCTGCCAATGACATCCCTTTATTATGGGAACGCTTCTGGCAAGAAGATGTACTAAATCACATTCCCAACAAAGTTTGCACAGCTGTTTACTCAATGTACACCAACTATGAAGGAGATTACACAATGCCTTATACAACTATCATTGGCTGTGAGGTATCTGACTTATCAAATATTCCTAAAGGTATGATTGGACATACTGTAGATGCAAGTAATTATACTAAAGTAACTGTAACTGGAGACTTAACACAGGGTTTAGTAATCAATGAATGGGTGAAGATATGGAATCAAAACTGGGATAGAAAATACACTGCAGACTTCGAAGTCTATGATGAAAAAACTGTAAATCCCTTAGATGCTGAAGTAAGTATATACGTAGCTATAAACGACTAA
- a CDS encoding DUF1801 domain-containing protein: MKETEQYYLRQTEPNRSCLQALRSIILGLDKHITESLKWGTPCFSYKNRMFCFLALTKEPKSPYLLIVEGLTIKHPLLEIGNRKRMKTLSLDANTDLPIEAIIDILEQALNLYYQGVIKTK, encoded by the coding sequence ATGAAAGAAACAGAACAATACTATTTAAGACAAACAGAACCTAATCGAAGTTGCTTACAAGCTTTAAGAAGTATAATCTTAGGATTAGATAAACACATTACAGAGTCTCTCAAATGGGGTACTCCTTGTTTTAGTTATAAGAATCGTATGTTCTGTTTCCTAGCTTTAACAAAAGAACCTAAATCGCCTTATCTACTAATAGTAGAGGGCTTGACAATAAAACATCCTTTATTAGAAATAGGCAACAGAAAGCGAATGAAAACACTTAGTCTCGATGCTAATACTGACCTACCTATAGAGGCTATTATTGATATTCTAGAACAAGCCTTAAATCTATATTATCAAGGTGTGATAAAAACAAAATAA
- a CDS encoding PepSY-associated TM helix domain-containing protein, with protein MNIKNYNKYFHLHTISGIFITVLLYVIFFAGSFAFFKNEINNWQNNTPKENFSAQSLNYNTLIDSLDNQLGLYGRDITFYFNDRSRIMNYNVSPSKDSLNPKASERTYSMFDPITKEKKTYTEAYSLGEFLYRLHFLAQLNGLVDIKFAPFGYFLAGLVSFFFLFALITGLLVHWQKIVSNFYVFRPWEKLKTVWTDLHTALGVISFPFQLVFAITGAYFLLNYSLVSNTMTHLGYGGDSEKFQKDVSEARVNKEIEFLNIPIDKKVNINEYIEKTIDRWDDPYISNVYILNYGDESMTIAISGRADNKKQLNSRGNIKYHIHTKEVEEINNPNEYAGYNYVFANLVYLLHFGSFGGYATRIVYFLVGIAGCIVIISGVLIWLVARDKKNVPEHKRKFNFWLANIYMSICLSMYPVTALTFIAVKLNPSGGQDFIYSFYLWSWLIASILLSIRKSIYKTNRDCLLIGSLIGLTIPIFNGVMTDNWIWISWSKNYSDILIIDLFWVIVPIVTLYAWKLVRNKHEQKIKEDEKAITE; from the coding sequence ATGAATATTAAAAATTATAATAAATACTTCCATTTACATACAATAAGTGGAATCTTTATAACAGTATTACTTTATGTAATATTCTTTGCAGGTTCATTTGCTTTCTTCAAAAATGAGATCAACAACTGGCAAAATAATACGCCAAAAGAGAACTTCTCTGCCCAATCCCTTAACTATAATACCTTAATAGACTCTTTAGATAACCAACTAGGTTTGTATGGTAGAGATATTACCTTCTACTTCAATGATAGAAGTAGGATAATGAATTACAATGTTTCTCCTTCAAAAGATTCACTAAATCCAAAAGCTAGTGAAAGAACATATAGCATGTTTGATCCTATAACTAAAGAAAAGAAAACATATACCGAAGCTTATTCTTTAGGTGAATTCTTATATAGATTACATTTCTTAGCTCAATTAAATGGTTTAGTCGATATTAAATTTGCTCCTTTTGGTTATTTTCTAGCAGGTTTAGTTTCTTTTTTCTTTCTATTTGCTTTAATAACTGGATTACTAGTACATTGGCAAAAGATAGTCTCTAACTTTTATGTATTTAGACCTTGGGAAAAACTAAAAACCGTTTGGACAGACTTGCATACTGCATTAGGTGTAATATCGTTTCCATTTCAACTAGTTTTTGCTATCACTGGAGCTTATTTTTTATTGAATTATAGCTTAGTTTCTAATACGATGACTCATCTAGGTTATGGAGGTGATTCAGAAAAGTTTCAAAAAGATGTTAGTGAAGCTAGGGTAAATAAAGAAATTGAGTTCTTAAACATTCCCATAGATAAAAAAGTAAATATCAATGAATATATAGAAAAGACTATCGACAGATGGGATGATCCATACATATCTAATGTGTACATATTAAACTATGGAGATGAAAGTATGACTATCGCTATAAGCGGAAGGGCTGACAATAAAAAACAGTTAAATAGTAGAGGAAATATAAAGTATCACATTCACACAAAAGAAGTAGAAGAAATCAACAATCCAAATGAATATGCTGGTTATAACTATGTATTTGCTAATCTAGTATATTTATTACACTTTGGTTCATTTGGAGGATACGCAACACGTATTGTATATTTCTTAGTAGGTATAGCTGGTTGTATTGTTATTATCTCAGGAGTGCTGATTTGGTTAGTTGCTAGAGATAAAAAGAATGTTCCAGAACACAAACGCAAGTTTAACTTTTGGTTAGCAAACATATACATGTCAATTTGTTTGTCGATGTATCCTGTAACAGCATTAACGTTTATCGCTGTTAAACTCAATCCTTCAGGAGGGCAAGATTTTATTTATTCATTCTATTTATGGTCTTGGTTAATAGCATCTATTCTTCTTTCAATAAGAAAAAGTATTTATAAAACAAATAGAGACTGTTTATTAATAGGAAGTCTAATTGGTTTAACTATACCCATTTTTAATGGTGTTATGACGGATAATTGGATATGGATTAGCTGGTCTAAAAACTATTCAGATATACTTATAATAGATCTTTTCTGGGTTATAGTTCCTATTGTTACATTATATGCATGGAAACTAGTACGCAATAAGCATGAACAAAAAATTAAAGAAGACGAAAAAGCTATTACTGAATAA
- a CDS encoding 2OG-Fe(II) oxygenase gives MGDFEVNPFYELIIDDLVNRKYSVVDCFFSEEEINSLRANLLLKQDLHSFKKAAIGQASSEQIIDEVRGDSILWMDEKSPDEVEQMYFNKVNHFLEYVNRTCYLGIQEGEFHYACYPPGTCYKRHLDVFQTDSRRTLSVVLYLNDQDWTPAYGGELALYLQDQQGNEQEEIVYALPGRLVVFDSKSIEHEVKMVNNTRYSITGWLKTR, from the coding sequence ATGGGTGATTTTGAAGTAAATCCATTTTATGAGTTAATTATAGACGATTTGGTGAATCGTAAATATTCGGTAGTTGACTGTTTCTTTTCAGAGGAGGAAATCAACTCATTAAGAGCAAATTTGCTTTTAAAACAAGACTTGCACAGCTTTAAGAAAGCAGCTATAGGGCAGGCAAGCAGTGAACAAATAATAGACGAAGTTAGAGGAGATTCTATCCTATGGATGGATGAAAAAAGTCCTGATGAAGTAGAGCAGATGTACTTTAATAAAGTGAACCACTTCCTAGAATATGTGAACAGAACTTGCTACTTAGGAATTCAGGAGGGAGAATTTCATTATGCGTGTTATCCTCCAGGTACCTGTTATAAACGTCACCTAGATGTTTTTCAGACAGATAGTAGAAGAACACTATCTGTAGTACTATACCTAAATGATCAAGACTGGACACCTGCTTATGGAGGGGAGTTAGCTTTGTATCTTCAAGACCAGCAAGGTAATGAACAAGAAGAGATTGTGTATGCACTACCAGGACGTTTAGTTGTGTTTGATAGTAAAAGCATAGAACATGAAGTAAAAATGGTTAATAATACCCGCTATAGTATTACGGGGTGGTTAAAGACTAGATAA